The genomic stretch AGATATTTCTCTTAGTTATAAACAGAGAATAGTATACTTTTGTTAATTTTCATTCAGATTCATCAAGATCTCTGCGATAACACGGATTCGGATAACTAGACATATTTTTGGAACGTAACCATATCGTGTTATACGAGGATACCTGTATTCTGTCTTTGAAACCTTAAATGCAAATGTCATATTGAGAAcgtatattgaaatatgtatataaatgtatattgtCTTTAAAACCTTAAatgcaaatgtatataaatgtataaatttgttGGAATTGATCAATTTTGCTTCTGACTAAcctaattaaagaaataaatcatCTGCCAAAAAAGATACTCAAATATTTTACGCACTAAATCGCTTTTGAAAGTATGGAAAGTAAAATTTCTACATTCCATCTATGAAAGGTTAAATAGTAATCTAAATACATActgataaaattaaaacattctttaaaaatttgctAGAATTGATCAATTCCGCTTCAAATTGACTTGATTAAATAGATAAATGAATTATCTAATTATACAgacaataaaattttcatatactatatcggtTTTGGaagtatgaaaaataaaattcgcgcGCAATTGAATCTAATCGATATCTAGATCAACCCTGCGGCTATACTATGAATAAgttacggatttttatgtattcacaTAGGAAATCTAAAATTGCACAAATGTagaaaatgcacataatatgaataaatatacaaagtacgtatacaaattataataaattataattgtaatatccAGTGGAGGAAAGACATTTTTGCTTAGATTCCACTTgttcaatttataaaaataccaatTTGCATAAACCTATACTTGATGcaacatattatatttcttggtctatgaaatttatcttaatttaatGATTCTTAGAAAATTGTAAATCACCGATGACCCCCGTGGCAACTATCATgctgatttataaaaatatcaatttgcataaaaatctgcagtctataATTGTGCAATTCGATTTTCTACAAAAACGGAACATCGCATAACAAAATTGTACTCTATATTTCTGATTTATTTTTTCGTGTAGAACCAATCCTTTGGCGATTTTACCATGATTACCGGGACACCATGTATAAAGTATACTAATCCACGCATCCTTCTTAGGCTTACCTGTCTGTACGTATCCTCGATAGTGGGTATATAGGACTCACGAAAGGTTCCTTTCACGAAACGCAGCACGAGAGAGCTTTTGCCGACACCGCCCGCCCCAAACACCACCACGCGATAGTCGTTGCTCTGCTCCGGCATCCTGACATCTGCCGTCCCGATGATGTTAACCCCCGCCAGTCGGGGTCCGTCCGTGATCCCGTTTAAATCTGTCTGTTGCACACGACGTACAAAAGCGAAATTGACTCACACGCCCACGGCTTTTTGCGTAAAGGTTGCAGCAACCCTCCGCCACCCTAGAATCTCTCCTTCCCTCTTTTTACGCCTCTGCCGGTTGCTGTTTACATTGACCAATATATGTACTCTCTTTATTCGACTCCCACGAGTGCGATGACGTTTAACGACTGGCTGATTTAACTACAAAGCGAACCACTTTGAGCATCAATCAAATTATATATGGATTATAACACTACTGTATCTCCAATTATCATCAAACGATTGAATCACAAGTTGTAAGCTTAATGAATAAAGTCAACGTGGAGTCATCAAGCTACTGCTCCACGTGCTATCCTTTTCGTATGCAATTTTCCAATAGATTGTGTAATTTGTTTAATagaactttcttctttttcttttttttttttttttttttagcgatATTGGAATGCTCGATTGACTGATTACTCGGCGAGAAAAACGACGACCCGATATAAATGCCACTTCAAAATCCTCTTACGACCCGTAATTATCCCtctatatgtgtatgtattcaACAAGTGATGTTTGAGACTCGAGTCTCTTGTCAACGTTATCAAACAACGTTTTCACTTCGCAGGCTCAATGGTAATATCGAGGACGGTTTAAGAAACGTGTGAATCGGGTTTCAATATCAATCACTACCAATCACTCTCGAGATCATCtaaaaagaacgaaataaaaaataatcagtACAAACAGCAGAGAGGTACCCGGGAACCCCGGAGCGAGATATTCTTGACCAATTACTGAACCACGACCACGGTTAAACGTCGACGCGTCACGAGTCGCATTAGGCGATAAGATCACGATCGCATTGACCCGGTGATGCGGAGGGTCTGCAGATAATAAAGTGTCTGATGAACCTTGTGGGCCAGACGATACCGCCGTACGCTCTCTTTTCGTCCAACAAGTCACTTTGACTTCCAGCAAGCCGATATAGTTCCTGGAGAAGACGTTTCACTGAAGAGGACGTTCCCTTGCTTGCCTCTTGCTTCCTAATTCAAAAATCAGTAATGAACTTCACAGACTGGAGGTCGAGCTCCGTTAAGGTTCAAAGGAATCTTCTGCCCACCGAAACAGTCAACGTGCTAGACCAAGGAGCCTTCTAGGAGCCGGGACGATAATAACTGGCCTGGCCAAGGATACTCATCCAGTGTCGATGTCCTGGCAAAGCGGGTCACCTGTCCAACGTCCAAGTACCTTAACCACGGCAGTTAATTAGCAAATGATCGATCGACGGGTGTTGCGCTCGATTTCCACCGGCCACGGGATCAGCATATTCTCAGCACTCTCTCTTTCTATGTCCGGCCACTCGCTACCGTGAACTTTCACGATCTCGATGGAAAACGAAGCGCACGCCCTCCGCACCGGGGCTCACCCCACTCTGCGCGGCCGAACGTGTGTATGTGCGTTAGGTACGTGCGCACTACGCCGAAAGTGCCGTGGAAAATCAATAGCGCGTCCGTGTGCCGGTGCACACGCACGTGCACCGTCAACTGTGCGTGATTTCCAGTCCCACCTATCTTGCTTTTGCAGGACTCTGCTTGCAACTCAACTCCTGTTCTGTTCTCTCACGCAGTTTTGGTGAATTGATTATGTACAAGGATGATCAGAGTGACTAGCTTGGTGACATACTGCTATGGTTTCCTAAAATGCTGATGTAGATATGATTGTGAAAGGATTCGACGGGAAGTGTTTAATCTGAAAGCAAGGATATTGTGAAGAGAACAAAGATATGAGTACGCTTGTATATCAGTTTTTATGTTATCATTATTCTAGTTCtaatacatataacttatagtAAAAGAAAGTAATACACGGTTTGAAACTCAATGAAGAACTTGGTGAAGTTCCTCCCTTTCCCTGTGTAGCACAGCCATAGAGTTTTTATAAATACAGTACAATCATATTGTAGATTAAAAGACTTGAAATTTCAAGATTCTTTTAATAAAGGATTTCTTATGATCATATCGCTGCCTTCATTTTCTATTGACTCGTACGTCCACTTGCGATTATTCCTAGTAAAAGAACTGTACTTAGTACTAGCTTGTGAAAATTAGTGCAGTTATCCGGCACTCTTTTATGCCAAACCTGCATTCGTGGCTACACTTTGGCGAAGAACATTTGATGCACGGAAGATGACATCCAGCGCAATTCAAATTTAAACAGTCACACAAATCATCTCCTGTTTGGATATATATGCCATTCTCGTTGTACAAAGCGTGTCTTTTGTTGCCTTGGTATAGTCGTCTATGAAGCTTTCGTTTCTCCCTTTCACTGTGTTCTGGATCGAAATTTCGCAGGAATTTTTTCGTCACGCTGTCTACTGCTTTCTGACGTGATCCTCGAGTTCTCTGTGGCAGCATAGGTTATAAAGAtgtgataaaattaaaatacatatcaaTCCATAAACTTACTCGTTGAGTAGGTGGAGTAGATTCTACCAGCGGGTGCGAGGGTGTTTCACTAGAATTCGAGTTTCCTGAATCCATATCTCACaattgaatttcaataaaatatatttgcagcAATACTTAATATGTTTTTATCTACATAACCTCTACCATATAGATTATGTTTCGGAAAACTTAATTTGAAGATTATATGAaagcataaatatttatacttatgaAAAATGCATGATGTAATTGAAAAATCGTTCGCTTTTTTGTAATCAATTCTTTCGTGTTTAATTagtgattaataaaaataagctATAGTTTATTGCAATACCATGCTTTCGCGCTGTATCAGTGATATCTGTTGAGAttacgagaaaatatttttttatttatcgatcTGATCTTACCGATTGCGAATACTGTTACCAAGCTATGATAAATTATCGTAGACATCAATTATAAGTAGTTATACATGCTTCATAAAAAAAGTGCTAGATGTCACCGTTTAGCTGAAGCACATGGTTAAAATCAACATAACCAAAGTAACAATGTGCAAAtccaaataaaatattagatcaatcaatgattacaaaaattcaaattttttgaGAAACAGAACGCATTACTTTACTTACGTTTGTAATCAAGTGTAAAAGTAAAAATGAGGAGGAAAAAGTATAATTGCAAAGCGAGAAATATCGCAGAAGTTGAAATTGACAATTCTGCGACTAAAAAGGTATttctgtataatattatatccaaaaaataatgaataagaTTTAATTATACTCTTTTTTCAATAGATTCCTATAGACATAAAATATCGTGAAGATAATTACGACAACTGTAACGCGCTAGTTCTCCCAAATGagaaaagaagaacaaaaagCAAAGTTAAAAAAGTCACTACTACACGGTTATTATCCAAGAAACGTAGAAAACAATTAGAGAAAGttatagaaaagaagaagaaaaaattacgtgtaagttataatatagaattaattttttctctgTGAGTATTCATTTTGCATATATTCTAACCATAAACAGAGGACTGAACTTTTAGAGGAATTGGGAAAAGTTCAAGCACCGCAAGAAGAACTGAAACAATATATATCTTTGACCAGTGTACAAACTAAAGGGCTGAAACGTCACTTTAGAGAAATGGAATTACCTGTTAAAGAACATATAATCAAATCAAATAATGAAGATGAGGACATGTTAGAAGTACCAGTAAATGCTATTAAAGGTAGCAAGAAAAGAAGGATGGCAAttttaaaagaacaaaaagTACAGGATGCTGTTTCAGATCCAAACGTCATTGGATTTGATGTAAGTTAATGATATTAAAAGTTAATGTAAAAACtaatgattatttattataggAACCTAGCAATAGTGAATCTGAATCTAATTCTGAGGACAATGAAGACAGAGAGCAGAAAGATGCAGCAGAAACtttggaagaaaatgaaaatattccaaataaagAAGATAATATTGTAGAGAATAGTGTAACAGAAAGTACTATGGAAGAACAGGAAAAGCCAATTGAAAACCAAACCACTATAAGTAAAGAATTGTTAAAACCACAGCAGCCAATAGAAAAAACGCCTGCCACGTTTGTAATACTGGAAAGGAAACCGGAAATCCAAGCAGCTAGATTAAAGTTGCCAGTGGTAGCAGAAGAACAAGCTATAATAGAAACAATTAATGAAAATCCTGTTGTAATAATCACTGGTGAAACGGGAAGTGGTAAAACAACTCAGGTACCTCAATTTCTCTATGAAGCTGGCTATGCTCGAGAAAAGATAATTGGAATAACAGAACCTAGAAGAGTGGCAGCTATATCTATGAGCAAACGTGTCGCCGAAGAGATGAATCTCACTGAAAAAGAAGTCTCTTATTTGATTCGTTTTGAGGGGAATGTTACGCCAGAGACAAAAGTCAAATTTATGACTGATGGcgtattattaaaagaaatacagaGCGTACGTAATCATCTAagtaaattaaacgaaatactTTGAGATAATCGTAATcaagattttaaatattttaggaTTTTTTACTGACGAAATATTCGATAATCATCCTTGACGAAGCGCACGAACGTAGTGTGTATACTGATATT from Bombus terrestris chromosome 16, iyBomTerr1.2, whole genome shotgun sequence encodes the following:
- the LOC100650264 gene encoding ARL14 effector protein — its product is MDSGNSNSSETPSHPLVESTPPTQRRTRGSRQKAVDSVTKKFLRNFDPEHSEREKRKLHRRLYQGNKRHALYNENGIYIQTGDDLCDCLNLNCAGCHLPCIKCSSPKCSHECRNNRKWTYESIENEGSDMIIRNPLLKES